A window of the Acidithiobacillus thiooxidans ATCC 19377 genome harbors these coding sequences:
- a CDS encoding DoxX family protein yields the protein MATCSIAFHKMEKWYESIVHWLHYLAPVADLAARLWVARIFWMAGMVKLQSMTATVALFRYMYHVPLLPPVWAAYLGTGIEIFFPILLALGLAGRFAAGFLFIYNIITVLSYPQMGAAGMMDQVPWGIFLLFTTVYGPGLFSLDYGLSHIWKRTPPAVHKAV from the coding sequence ATGGCTACTTGCTCTATTGCTTTCCATAAAATGGAAAAATGGTACGAAAGTATTGTGCACTGGTTGCATTATCTCGCACCCGTGGCAGATCTGGCGGCACGACTTTGGGTGGCGCGGATATTCTGGATGGCAGGCATGGTCAAACTGCAAAGCATGACAGCTACTGTCGCCCTATTCAGATATATGTATCACGTGCCATTGCTTCCTCCCGTGTGGGCAGCCTATCTGGGTACGGGCATTGAAATCTTTTTTCCCATACTGTTGGCGTTGGGTCTGGCGGGTCGTTTTGCTGCCGGTTTTTTATTCATCTACAACATCATTACGGTGCTTTCTTATCCGCAAATGGGTGCTGCCGGAATGATGGATCAGGTGCCTTGGGGCATTTTCCTGCTTTTTACGACGGTTTATGGTCCTGGCCTCTTTTCTTTGGATTATGGTTTGAGTCATATCTGGAAACGTACGCCACCTGCCGTCCATAAAGCTGTCTGA
- a CDS encoding DUF2282 domain-containing protein, whose protein sequence is MSIGGVTRGSAKTNGNPDAWLAVPKGVCLKIVGSSLTPGKTPAKK, encoded by the coding sequence ATGTCCATAGGTGGTGTTACGCGTGGTTCCGCAAAAACCAATGGTAATCCGGATGCCTGGCTGGCCGTACCCAAAGGGGTTTGCCTGAAAATCGTGGGTAGCAGCCTGACCCCCGGAAAGACCCCCGCTAAGAAATAA